In the genome of Lathyrus oleraceus cultivar Zhongwan6 chromosome 4, CAAS_Psat_ZW6_1.0, whole genome shotgun sequence, the window TTATGTCTTGACCCGTCGAAGTATAGCCTCCATGGTGCTAAACCTACGTAATTCtgcgccatttcgaccattgaatggtcgacaagAAAATCCGCTACTACCTGCCCTTTCATCGCTTTCAAGGGTACGTATGTCAGGGAGTATTCCGATAACtctaaagcccattttccaattcgactatgcaaaattggtttagataacatgtgtttaataatatcaaagtgggaagatacgtacacatcaataggcttgatatattgctttaatttcatatAGGAGAAATACAGGCACAtacatagtttttctatatcactatacctagtttcaggatcattaagcattcgactaaggtaatacactggtctttcgacacatttttcatcctcttggactaacatacttcctatagttGACTCTGAGGCTGCAATATACAGTCTCATTGGCCTATGCCTAATATGAGGGGCCAATACTGGAGGCCTAGTcaaatactccttgattttgtcgaaagcctcttggtgTTCATCCTGCCACTTGAAATCCTCGTTCTTCAATCGAAGTAGTGGGGAGAACGCTTTTGTTTTTCCACTTAGATTTGATATGAATCTTCTAAGAAAAATTATTTTTCCCAAAAAAGATTGCAActcctttttggtcgacggaggcttgacgtccataatggcttttgttttgctttggtttacttcaataccctttttatgcaccacaaaaCCAAGGAGTCGCCTGCCTGCACACAAAAAACgcactttaatggattcatttttaatccacaTTTCCTCATCCTCAGAAAGGCTTTTCGAAGATGTTCGACGTGAGTACGTTGACCATTggattttatcacaatatcatcaatgtagacttgcatgaaatcttcaatgaaatcatggaacattgagttcattaccctctggtatgttgctccggcatttttcaaaccgaatggcatgacaacccactcatatgtcccTAGGGCTCCTGGACATCAAAACGCCGTCTTCGACACgtcttcttctgcaataaaaatttggttatatccagcataaccatctaacatgcttaaatattcaaaaccagcggccgaatcgaccaacatttcagccacgggcatggcatattcatcttttggggtagcaacatttagatctctaaaatcaatacatactcttaaagacccgtttttctttatgactggcacaatattggccaaccattcgacgtaccttgcagtttgaataaacttgcttttcagaagtctttctacttcttcttttatctttgccatgatTTCTGGGGCGAAACGCCTGGGCGTCTGCTTCACTGGCTTTCTTCCAACTTTTATCGGCAGCTTTAACTCGACCAAATCTCTACTTAAACCAAACATTTCGTTATAGTCCCAAGCAAAACAGTCTCTAAATTCTTTAAGTATGGATATTACCTCAGACTTTAGTTCTTTGTCGATGTTGGCGCTTATATATGTTGGCCTTTTCTCGCCATTctcgccaaggtcgacttcttccaaGGGGTATTTTGGTCGGATTTTCTCTGGTgcctttgggtctttttcaaaccctaaaggttcattGTCATAAATGCAATCCAGACGCTGCATGTCGATGTTTCTTTTAGCCAACATTGGCTTATCTGGGGTTTTTGGCCTAATAGCGATACGTTCTTCTTTATTTAACGCACATGCTTCAGCGGCCATGTTTTCTTCAATTTCTAGAGCCgattttattttgttctcggcaacGTATGCCGAAATCTTTTTTAGAGCTTCTAACTCAGACATCATCAGCGACGTCCCCCCAGCCTGTCGGCCGGATACCTGTGTAGGGTGGATCATCTAAgcgttccacatcccaaatgaagtCGTGAGTCTCATGTAGAGTTAGAGAGACGAAAGCTTCACTTAGATTAGCATATACATCCTCAGTTGGGAAACAAGGTAAGATGTTGGCCAGCTTTCCTTCGAACTCCTTCTTGTCGACATTATTCATGTCGACCATAAAGTATCCTTGGTCGGCTTCGATATTTTCGGCCACCCCATCCTCTCTCCAAATCACCAGCCTTTGGTGTGCTGAAGATGGTACAACTCCGACGTCATGTAACCATTCCCTGCCAAATAGCAAGTTATAACTTGGCTTAGCGTCTATCACCATGAATAGTATCAACCTGGTTACTGAACCCACTGTGATGTTCACCATAATCACTCCCATGGTGATTTTCGTCTTTCCTCCGTAGTCCGATAAAACCACGTTATTAGACCTGATATCGGTATCATACttgccaatcttcctcagaatGTGGTGTAGCATGATGTTGACCGTGGCACCACAATCGACCAAAACTTTGTTGATTGTTACGCCTTCCACTTTTGCCCTTATCAGTAATGGTTTCAAATGGTTTTTCATGTTCATCGTTGGTCTTTCAAACACTGCCTCCTGGCTTTCAGCAGAGCCATCGTTCAGCACAAAATAGCATCTTGGTTGGTGCAAGGCCATTTCTTCAGCATCAGCATTGTCCACCGACCCTTCGACTTCAGTCACACACTTGTATTCTTGTGGTAGGATTGACACCACGTTGACCAAGATGTCGAGACTTGCTTCAGATTCTGAATTGAACTCATCAGTcacttcatcagaacatttttcAGTTGGTCGACGGACGTACTCTCTTATCCGTTCCTTCGCCGCTGTGTCGACTTTCACAATAATTTTCTTCCCGGTATTCGCCTCACTGGTCATGCCTCTTGCAGCGTCTTTTTCGGCCTGTTTACGCCTCTGAAAACGTCTCCATTGAGTCCTCGACATGGGGTTCTTTCCCAAATAGTTTTCAGAGATATGAGTCCTCTTTTCAGACTTAAATTCACGCCTGTAGTTAATTGCTAGACCTCCTctagcagcagcaacaacaaccCCTTGTGGGGTGTCTTGTCTTTCCTGAGGCTTGATCCAAGTACCTCTAGGAGCACTTGCCGACGGCACGAAGCTTTTAGGCCTTGTCTGGTTATTTCCCACAGCCTTTTTTGAGCCTCTTTCATTCTGGTAACCTCTGGTCTGCACATTCCTTTTGCTTTTTCCTAGTTGCAACTTCTGGAAATTCTCCGCCGCTATTTTGTCGGTGACAGCACCACACCTTGGGCATAAACACACTTGTGAACCCTTGTTCTTGCAGCGATACAGAAAATCTACCAAGtcttcatcagcccttgggtAAACTTCAGTTATATCGACATCTGGGCTTTCCCCAATTTGCTCCAGCATGTTGGCCTCATCGTATTTggtgatctcgaccatgttgatctcgactaGCTCTACGAACAGGGCCTCCTCTTGGTGCAGAGGATCAACGTCGATCTTGAATTGCTTTCTGAACCAAATCCTTGAAAAGGTGACAATTAGAGGTGTTATGACCAAGATAgttatgatatttacaaaaccctCTTTTATGTCTCTGTTCTAACGGTGGCATTTTAGTACCAGGAGGTACCACCATTTGCCCATCTTTGACTAAcaagtcaaaaatttcctcacacttCGACACATCGAAAGTATAAGTTTTCAAAGGGAATTTTGGGTTGTGTTCGACATGATTTCTTCCTTGTGCAGGCAGCAATGATCGACACTCATAGGCGGACCCTAGCTTTAGTTCAGCCACGTCGATATCTAATTTGGTCGATGAAGCGTAATCGGCCTCACATATTAGGTCTATCGCGTCGTATTCGACGAACGctaccttttctttcttagactTATTGTGCCTAACTTTCTCTAGCCTTAGCCGTTCTAGATGTCGGACTCTATCAGCCAGTTGTGACAtacttttcacaaaagttggatctatcttcttcctaatggaataatctaaaccTCCTGTGGCCATTTGAACTAATTCATGTTCTGGCACTTGCGTAAAACACCTAGCCTTTAGGGACCTAAAACGATTCAGATAATCGTCGATGCTCTCAGCAAACCTTCTTTTGATACTGgacaattctgccaaactaattttggagtgtccctcataaaactgttcatggaacttcttcTCTAGTTTGGCCCACGAGTCGATTGAACTTGGGGCCAACGAAgtaaaccatgtgaaggcagccttGGTTAGAGAGGAGGGGATGTTTTTTACTCTTAAGCATTCATTATGAGCTAGATCCCCTGACTCTGTTAGGTATCTGGCGACGTGCTCTATTGTCGATTCACCAGATTCTCCCCCAAATTTAGTGTACTTAGGCACTTTCATCCCCCTGGGCGCCTCGGCTTGGAGAATAAATTCAGCTAACGGGGAGGCATATAATGGCCTTTGCAATGTAGAACCCATGCCAtttctagccataatcctttcgacaatagttgtcaaattattttccactgcCAGGTCTTCTTTTCGATGTTGGTCGACAATTTGATCAGCATCTTGGTGTTGGTTAACCATTATCATCTGTTTACGTCCTGCGACTCCTGATTCGACGCCTTGATTCTGAAGGGGTCTAATGATTTGTCTTTTGTGGACAGTCTCCTCCTCCGCTGCCCCTATCTTTATCTGCACATGAACAATCGGTCTAATCATTGGCGTTATCTGTCGAGCCGGTGCCCCCAGAAAATTGCACAAGCGTGTCAATTGGTTCgccacctgcctatttgtttcagTAGATTCTTGTATTAGTGGATTGAAGACTGTGCTCATCTGGTTAGTCAACATGTTAACCAATTCATGGTTACTATCGTCCATTTGCTGTCTCAACACCGCTACTGAAGTGTTCGACAGAGGCATGGTTCTGTTCTGAGTAGTATTCCTTATGTTGCCCCCTTGCACTGATCCTTGCAAGGGAGGATTTGTATCTGAAAACAGTGTTGCACTGGATGTCGACTAGTATCCTGGCATTATAGAATATGTCATTCCATAAAGCGGACctgtggtgccaaagcgaggcacatatGGTCTGAACGTCGTTATCGTCGATCCTGAACCCCCCGATGGAGGCTGAGGAATTGATGTTCCAACCGCACCCGTAGTCGACGTGGTTAAGGTTGCACTTGTCATCGGCGGCAAAGTGGCAACCTGTGAGACTACTATTTCCGTAGTGGATAAAGTTCCTCGTGGAACTTCATCTGCGTTAGTTTCTGATATATTCTCAATATTCCGTGGCTTACTATAtagtttgccacttctaagtttcatgcaatttcaCAACCTCTCTAGCAccgtcccactgggcgtgccattttgtttactgtggaaattggtaaacaaccatTGGTCCTCCCTATGCCTTAAAAcgaagggttacttgcaggatcgaccagttgatcctaagacatgtgctagtgcaagtgatGCTTGTCCAACTTCGGCGAAATAACTTTGTAAGGAACGACTCCTAACAAAGTGTTGAACAAGCGTAGGGTTTTCCACACGACGGTTTAGACAATGCTACAGCCTATAGGTAACTCGTGACCGACAACACTAATAGCTTTTAAAAGATGTATAtgacgaacacgcttttggtaaactctattatcgtaatagaatcggtgtcgacagcgtaaacgacaacgtaaaatgataactcaaaagtaaatgaaattaagataaaatgttcaacgggaacaattgaaaagtaaggaagttgcattgaaataaatgtggtgattcacgtacatagcactctaaaaaactcttgcttcctcgcgctgggaatgggaagttttcttacaagtgatttttagtacaaagtgaacaccttgagtgtaacacccctttttctaccccaaattattcagcatataatcagagtaaataagcacgcatataaagaaaagggcgtcacatcgacgttttcgaaacttaaaactttcaaaaaccaacaatacacctggccATTTGAAGTAACACAATTTACTCATCATGAATGTTCAAGCAATACGAGTTCGtagcggaaaataaagaatactcatgtatttcataatatgatccatgtcccataccatgatcatctctcaataatcacttcaaataaaataaaacaattaatgacataaagcatatcaaaataagatatgagttcaataccactaatctacccagtgttacatgaccagagcattgactcattacctaatttcgaactaaatacggaaactctccagctattcttgagcgagctaccgtccacctactccagcaatactactctgtagtatctgcacgatactcatgtaaaggtaacattcaaacagaaagggtgagaactcaaatcatcatgaaatagcataataaggcacaatgaattaaaacacaatttaagaattcatcacacttggtataatcacgacaataatattaaccaacaatcatctcacatatttcaaacgtacatcgcatccacatcaatacatgcattcaatgatcacataactatagacgactcaatgcaagacaatgtgactctatgcatgtggtacctcaatgtgaactcaaagtttcaccgctttccgattcaatatctagaatccaagccacgcttccgattcggacaagaccaaagccctacgtctgtttccaatgaaggatcaccgcttaatactacgcctaatcccaattaaggattaacgtctgctacgtctgtttccaatgaaggatcaccgcttaaatactacacctaatcccaattaaggattaacgtctgctacgtctgtttccaatgaaggatcaccgcttaaatactacgcctaatcccaattaaggattaacgtctgctacgtctgtttccaatgaaggatcaccgcttaaccacttccacaatgaagtcaactATGCTATGAATGAATtcacacataccaacacatatgcaattaagaccatctataccgtcttaacattccacatatcaccatgactcacaattggtacatatacacattcatcaccacacatcattcatgattacatatacacatccattaccataaatcattcacaattcaataatggtatacatacacattcatacaatatattattcaccaatataggccaataATCAAATATGTAtacatagatttcattccaaaacgcacacaacatttaaatatcagtttttcacttttcaaacagtgttaaccggttaacgccctgggttaatcggttaacgcaaaacagaatgcgcttcttggcaatttttaacagtgttaaccggttaacgccctgggttaaccggttaacgcaagacagaatgtaattttttcaatattataacagtgttaaccggttaacgccctgggttaaccggttaacgtaagacagaatgctgttcctgcgctaacacgaaacagaatgcagatttccc includes:
- the LOC127136510 gene encoding uncharacterized protein LOC127136510, which encodes MPLSNTSVAVLRQQMDDSNHELVNMLTNQMSTVFNPLIQESTETNRQVANQLTRLCNFLGAPARQITPMIRPIVHVQIKIGAAEEETVHKRQIIRPLQNQGVESGVAGRKQMIMVNQHQDADQIVDQHRKEDLAVENNLTTIVERIMARNGMGSTLQRPLYASPLAEFILQAEAPRGMKVPKYTKFGGESGESTIEHVARYLTESGDLAHNECLRVKNIPSSLTKAAFTWFTSLAPSSIDSWAKLEKKFHEQVRHLERLRLEKVRHNKSKKEKVAFVEYDAIDLICEADYASSTKLDIDVAELKLGSAYECRSLLPAQGRNHVEHNPKFPLKTYTFDVSKCEEIFDLLVKDGQMVVPPGTKMPPLEQRHKRGFCKYHNYLGHNTSNCHLFKDLVQKAIQDRR